A stretch of Gambusia affinis linkage group LG10, SWU_Gaff_1.0, whole genome shotgun sequence DNA encodes these proteins:
- the LOC122838106 gene encoding zinc finger protein 32-like produces the protein MCSVEPLREFIRERLTAAAEEIFTQLEKTIVRYEEEIDRQRRLLDLTWRPRTQQNPADVQQRLLSRKQQVLMAPLLSNQETLSGPAEPEPETVDRDPEAVQVKEEPDDELAGRDEEQLHLKQEAHSFTVSPAEEDGDDSNLDPVPSEPDPGAEDEEPEASSHDELSRDEAREQNGKRTEQKPRQSLFSCKTCSKTFSQKGSLTKHLRLHAGGNPFTCVSCGRSFRKHFSLIVHMRIHTGEKPFPCLVCGKSFCQRGNLNVHMRTHTGEKPFPCLTCGKHFQRKSNLTAHTRIHKRNALCVSMATKEVI, from the exons ATGTGTTCCGTTGAGCCTCTGAGAGAGTTTATCAGAGAGagactaactgctgctgctgaagaaatCTTCACCCAGCTGGAGAAAACCATCGTCCGGTACGAGGAGGAGATCGACCGGCAGCGGAGACTGCTGGACCTCACCTGGAGACCCCGAACCCAGCAGAACCCCGCAG ACGTCCAGCAGCGTCTTctcagcaggaagcagcaggtTCTGATGGCGCCGCTGCTCTCCAACCAGGAGACGCTTTCTGGGCCggcggaaccagaaccagaaactgtGGACCGGGACCCAGAGGCTGTGCAGGTCAAAGAGGAGCCGGATGATGAGCTTGCAGGTCGGGATGAAGAGCAGCTCCATCTGAAGCAGGAGGCCCATTCCTTCACGGTGAGTCCAGCTGAGGAGGACGGAGACGACAGCAACCTGGACCCGGTCCCATCAGAACCGGACCCCGGAGCCGAGGATGAAGAGCCGGAGGCGAGCAGCCACGACGAACTGAGCCGTGATGAAGCACGGGAACAGAACGGGAAGCGGACGGAGCAGAAGCCTCGGCAGAGTCTGTTTTCCTGTAAGACGTGCAGCAAGACGTTCAGCCAGAAGGGAAGCCTGACCAAACACCTGCGGCTGCACGCCGGCGGGAACCCCTTCACCTGCGTCAGCTGCGGCCGCAGCTTCCGCAAACACTTCAGCCTCATCGTCCACATGAGGATCCACACCGGGGAGAAACCCTTCCCCTGCCTCGTCTGCGGCAAGAGCTTCTGCCAGCGGGGCAACCTGAACGTccacatgcgcacacacaccgGGGAGAAGCCCTTCCCCTGTCTCACCTGCGGGAAACACTTCCAGAGGAAGAGCAACCTGACCGCCCACACGAGGATTCACAAGAGGAACGCGTTGTGCGTTTCCATGGCAACGAAGGAGGTGATCTGA
- the LOC122838060 gene encoding gastrula zinc finger protein XlCGF26.1-like isoform X1, producing the protein MSVAACEELPDRVLITGDRNSIPDDEMLNDVQIKEEEEETEPQQASDPNEEPEPQPEKVGHVEVWVFQDEQLLVQQETSVSTVTPAYGEKIHNEPEQLQIIKEETEPVEIKAEPEDFYNSQDEGLLDVKQEPETSMVTPTHDNIDPEPSPNQPDPLSSPEELNPQQQGGGQNTYCCDVCKKSFTARKNWIHHLKTHKEEKPFLCLTCGKGFIWKSALTLHLRTHTDEKPYPCELCDKSFSKKSYLARHIRVHGDERPFPCDLCGRTFRHSSNLAHHRKAHTADKPYSCDLCDKQFSEQSSLANHLTTHTDEKPYPCELCHKSFNKRSYLARHIRIHGDERPFPCDLCGRTFRHSSNLAHHRRAHTGKKVYFCDLCDKPFSKHSSLADHLKTHTDEKLYSCELCDKSFSKKRYLTRHRRIHGDERPFPCDFCGKTFKHSSNLARHHKAHAADKHYSCDLCEKHFVDHNSLADHLRTHTDELEHPCDLCDKSFDKRSYLARHSRVHRDERPFCCDLCGRHFRHSSNLSEHRRTHTTDEHYACDLCDKHFINQTSLACHLRTHTDEKPYPCELCDKSFSKRSYLARHRRIHWDERPFCCDFCGRTFKHSSNLARHRRAHTGEPLSNPSCLALHKKTHKDFRPYSCKLCKKSFRKNIDLICHLHSHTGEEPCSL; encoded by the coding sequence ATGTCTGTTGCTGCCTGTGAAGAACTTCCTGATCGGGTTCTGATAACTGGAGACAGAAACTCCATTCCCGACGACGAGATGCTGAACGATGTACaaataaaagaggaagaggaagaaacagaaccacagcaggCGAGTGATCCAAacgaggaaccagaacctcagccTGAGAAAGTAGGACATGTTGAAGTGTGGGTCTTTCAGGACGAACAGCTTCTAGTGCAGCAGGAGACCAGCGTCTCTACGGTGACTCCGGCTTACGGGGAAAAGATCCACAACGAACCAGAACAGCTGCAGATTATAAAGGAGGAAACGGAACCTGTGGAGATTAAAGCAGAACCGGAGGATTTCTACAACAGCCAGGATGAAGGTCTACTTGACGTGAAGCAGGAGCCTGAAACCTCCATGGTGACTCCAACTCATGACAACATTGATCCAGAACCAAGCCCCAACCAGCCGGACCCACTGAGCTCCCCTGAAGAACTGAACCCACAGCAGCAAGGAGGCGGCCAGAACACATATTGTTGTGACGTGTGCAAAAAATCCTTCACAGCTCGTAAGAATTGGATTCATCACCTTAAAACCCATAAAGAGGAGAAGCCTTTCCTATGTCTGACTTGTGGAAAAggtttcatttggaaatcagcCTTAACGCTACACCTTAGAACACACACAGATGAGAAACCATATCCCTGTGAACTGTGCGACAAATCTTTCAGTAAAAAGAGTTATTTGGCTCGTCACATCAGGGTTCACGGGGATGAGAGGCCGTTTCCTTGTGACTTGTGTGGGAGAACATTTAGACACAGCAGTAATCTGGCCCATCACCGTAAAGCTCACACAGCTGACAAACCTTATTCCTGTGACTTGTGTGACAAACAGTTCAGCGAACAAAGTAGCTTGGCCAACCACCTTACGACTCACACAGATGAGAAACCTTACCCTTGTGAACTGTGTCacaaatcttttaataaaagGAGTTATTTGGCTCGTCACATCAGGATTCACGGGGATGAGAGGCCGTTTCCTTGTGACTTGTGTGGAAGAACCTTTAGACACAGTAGCAATCTGGCCCATCACCGGAGAGCTCACACGggtaaaaaggtttatttttgtgacttgTGTGACAAACCTTTTAGCAAACATAGCAGTTTGGCCGATCACCTTAAAACTCACACTGATGAGAAGCTGTATTCTTGTGAACTGTGTGATAAATCTTTCAGTAAAAAGAGGTATTTGACCCGTCACAGAAGGATTCACGGAGATGAGAGGCCATTTCCTTGTGACTTCTGTGGGAAAACCTTTAAACACAGCAGTAATCTGGCTCGTCATCATAAAGCTCATGCAGCTGACAAGCATTATTCTTGTGACCTTTGtgagaaacattttgtggaCCATAATAGTTTGGCTGATCACCTTAGAACTCACACAGACGAGTTGGAGCATCCCTGTGATCTGTGTGATAAATCCTTTGATAAAAGGAGTTATTTGGCTCGACACAGTCGGGTTCACAGGGATGAGAGGCCGTTTTGTTGTGATTTGTGTGGTAGACACTTTAGACACAGTAGTAATCTGTCCGAACATCGTAGAACTCACACAACTGATGAGCATTATGCTTGTGATCTGTGtgacaaacattttatcaacCAGACTAGTTTGGCTTGTCACCTTAGAACTCACACAGATGAGAAACCGTATCCTTGTGAACTGTGTGATAAATCCTTTAGTAAACGGAGTTATTTGGCTCGACACAGAAGGATTCACTGGGATGAGAGGCCGTTTTGTTGTGACTTCTGTGGTAGAACCTTTAAGCACAGCAGTAATTTGGCTCGTCACCGCAGAGCTCACACAGGTGAGCCTCTTAGCAACCCGAGTTGTTTGGCTCTTCACAAGAAGACTCACAAAGATTTCAGGCCTTATTCTTGtaaattgtgcaaaaaatcttttagaaaaaatattgatttgatttgtcaCCTTCACAGTCACACAGGTGAGGAGCCATGTTCTCTGTAG
- the LOC122838060 gene encoding uncharacterized protein LOC122838060 isoform X4, producing the protein MSVAACEELPDRVLITGDRNSIPDDEMLNDVQIKEEEEETEPQQASDPNEEPEPQPEKVGHVEVWVFQDEQLLVQQETSVSTVTPAYGEKIHNEPEQLQIIKEETEPVEIKAEPEDFYNSQDEGLLDVKQEPETSMVTPTHDNIDPEPSPNQPDPLSSPEELNPQQQGGGQNTYCCDVCKKSFTAHHLPHSPNLLQDSRQRRVKCFCQTRAGGSKRLNNSNRFCCFSLDEIPS; encoded by the exons ATGTCTGTTGCTGCCTGTGAAGAACTTCCTGATCGGGTTCTGATAACTGGAGACAGAAACTCCATTCCCGACGACGAGATGCTGAACGATGTACaaataaaagaggaagaggaagaaacagaaccacagcaggCGAGTGATCCAAacgaggaaccagaacctcagccTGAGAAAGTAGGACATGTTGAAGTGTGGGTCTTTCAGGACGAACAGCTTCTAGTGCAGCAGGAGACCAGCGTCTCTACGGTGACTCCGGCTTACGGGGAAAAGATCCACAACGAACCAGAACAGCTGCAGATTATAAAGGAGGAAACGGAACCTGTGGAGATTAAAGCAGAACCGGAGGATTTCTACAACAGCCAGGATGAAGGTCTACTTGACGTGAAGCAGGAGCCTGAAACCTCCATGGTGACTCCAACTCATGACAACATTGATCCAGAACCAAGCCCCAACCAGCCGGACCCACTGAGCTCCCCTGAAGAACTGAACCCACAGCAGCAAGGAGGCGGCCAGAACACATATTGTTGTGACGTGTGCAAAAAATCCTTCACAGCTC ATCATCTTCCACATTCTCCTAACTTGCTGCAGGACTCCAGGCAGCGGCGGGTAAAATGTTTCTGCCAAACCAGAGCAGGAGGTTCAAAACGTCTGAATAATTCAAATCGGTTCTGTTGCTTCAGCCTGGATGAAATCCCTTCCTGA
- the LOC122838063 gene encoding gastrula zinc finger protein XlCGF57.1-like, with protein sequence MSVTSEVLPDDLLITRERRIKEEEEEPEPQMIETNWEPELQPIKAEQIQLWVFQDEGQLLVKQESSSSMVTAAADEEIFHNDPELEQRMETKQEPEPVEIKKEPAESEPVRIKEEHEDFCSDQDKDDLVVKQEPETLMVTPANEQKHLSDPEPNRNQLFSGNHPADVNQHQQGSNQEVSGSSKDLQLENRPQDCRNYRDNVDISELERQRSAASCCSVCGKCYTKPYYLTAHMKTHTREKVHCKICGKSFIKHRNLTVHMKIHSGEMPHVCESCGKSFRKSCELTHHLATHTDEKPFSCESCGKSFRDRSYLSYHIKMRADAKPLACKVCGESFYSSCLLSSHKRTHTAERSFSCLTCGKDFAMQSKLTAHMRVHSGEKPYSCSVCGKTFRVASQLTVHVRTHSGEKPYSCNVCGKTFRVAGQLTVHTRTHTGEKPYTCNVCGKTYRQAGQFRVHVRTHADERPYSCELCDKSFRERYHLANHLNTHAEEKPYPCELCNKSFRCGGRLSKHLKTHTAEKPFLCLTCGKDFTQQSDLDAHMETHKAERPYPCEQCDKSFRESSHLANHLRTHTANKRFPCGSCEKSFRWSSELNNHLRIHTGEKLFSCASCEKSFTQQSELTCHMRTHQ encoded by the coding sequence ATGTCTGTTACTTCTGAGGTTCTGCCTGATGACCTCCTCATAACCAGAGAGAGACGgataaaagaggaagaggaggaaccagaaccacagatgATTGAGACAAACTGGGAACCAGAACTTCAGCCAATCAAAGCAGAACAAATTCAGCTGTGGGTCTTTCAGGATGAAGGGCAGCTTCTAGTGAAACAGGAGAGCAGCTCCTCCATGgtgactgctgctgctgatgaggAAATATTCCACAATGACCCAGAACTGGAGCAGAGGATGGAGACAAagcaggaaccagaacctgtagAGATTAAAAAGGAAccagcagaatcagaacctgTGAGGATTAAAGAGGAACATGAGGATTTCTGCAGTGATCAGGATAAAGATGATCTCGTGGTGAAGCAGGAGCCTGAAACCTTGATGGTGACTCCTGCTAATGAGCAAAAACACCTCAGTGATCCGGAACCAAACAGGAACCAGCTGTTCTCTGGAAACCATCCTGCAGATGTGAACCAACATCAGCAAGGAAGCAACCAGGAAGTTTCAGGATCCAGTaaagacctgcagctggagAACAGACCTCAGGACTGCAGAAATTACAGGGACAATGTGGACATTTCAGAACTAGAAAGGCAAAGATCTGCTGCGTCCTGTTGTAGCGTATGTGGTAAATGTTACACCAAACCTTACTACCTGACTGctcacatgaaaacacacacgaGGGAGAAGGTGCATTGTAAAATTTGTGGTAAATCTTTCATAAAGCACAGGAACTTGACTGTTCACATGAAAATTCACTCAGGTGAAATGCCCCATGTTTGTGAATCATGTGGTAAATCTTTCAGAAAGAGTTGTGAGTTAACCCATCACCTTGCAACTCACACAGATGAGAAGCCGTTTAGTTGTGAATCTTGTGGTAAATCTTTCAGAGATCGTTCTTATCTGTCCTACCATATAAAAATGCGGGCAGACGCAAAACCGCTTGCTTGTAAAGTGTGCGGTGAATCCTTTTACTCTTCCTGTCTTTTAAGTAGTCACAAGAGAACTCACACAGCTGAGAGGTCTTTCTCATGTCTGACCTGTGGAAAGGATTTCGCCATGCAGTCTAAGCTAACTGCACACATGAGAGTTCACTCTGGGGAGAAGCCGTACTCGTGTAGCGTTTGTGGTAAGACTTTCAGAGTTGCCAGTCAGTTGACTGTTCATGTAAGAACTCACTCAGGTGAAAAGCCATATTCATGTAACGTTTGTGGGAAAACGTTCAGAGTGGCCGGTCAATTGACTGTTCATACaagaactcacacaggtgagaagccgtACACATGTAATGTTTGTGGTAAGACTTACAGGCAGGCCGGTCAGTTCAGAGTTCATGTAAGAACACACGCAGATGAAAGGCCCTATTCTTGTGAGCTGTGTGATAAATCTTTCAGAGAGAGATATCATTTAGCTAATCATCTAAACACTCATGCAGAAGAGAAGCCTTATCCCTGTGAGCTGTGTAATAAATCCTTTCGATGTGGTGGTCGTTTATCTAAACACCTTAAGACTCACACAGCTGAGAAGCCTTTCTTGTGTTTGACTTGTGGGAAAGATTTCACCCAGCAGTCTGACCTAGATGCGCACATGGAAACTCACAAAGCTGAAAGGCCATATCCGTGTGAGCAATGTGATAAATCTTTCAGAGAGAGTAGTCATTTAGCTAATCACCTTCGGACTCACACAGCTAACAAGCGCTTTCCTTGTGGATCATGTGAAAAATCGTTCAGATGGAGTTCCGAGTTAAACAATCACCTccgaattcacacaggtgagaaactcTTTAGTTGTGCATCTTGTGAGAAGTCGTTCACGCAGCAGAGCGAACTGACCTGCCACATGAGAACTCACCAATGA
- the LOC122838096 gene encoding zinc finger protein OZF-like, translated as MCSVEPLREFIRERLTAAAEEIFTQLEKTIVRYEEEIDRQRRLLDLTWRPRVSLQRAELSGCDASEEKDVQTGQQSSDRQTDSSLDQEKPDHWQRKMEQNDSDPLQMKIELEEPELLQLKEEDDEIRISQVEEQLVLNQQTDSLTENGEPEPDGDQRSSQSYHETENLNQNQSNGGDKCRDQVLKQNNSDKTKLKRHRVEKRAFCKICGKSFNQCYLYDHMRTHTGERPYLCQTCGKSFIQKNNLVTHMRIHSRGAHYPCDICGKDFSRNDVLASHMSTHSGIKPFSCQTCKKSFSRKMYLTRHLRTHTGEKPFECHVCGKAFIQKDYLITHTRTHTGEKPYSCETCGKSFSDRSNLKHHKRTHTGERPFSCHICGKRFIQKNNVVTHMKVHR; from the exons ATGTGTTCCGTTGAGCCTCTGAGAGAGTTTATCAGAGAGagactaactgctgctgctgaagaaatCTTCACCCAGCTGGAGAAAACCATCGTCCGGTACGAGGAGGAGATCGACCGGCAGCGGAGACTGCTGGACCTCACCTGGAGACCCCGAGTCAGCTTACAGCGAGCAG aactTTCAGGTTGTGATGCCAGTGAGGAGAAGGACGTCCAGACAGGTCAGCAGTCTTCTGACAGACAGACTGACTCCAGTTTGGACCAAGAGAAACCAGACCACTGGCAGAGGAAGATGGAACAAAACGACTCTGATCCCCTTCAGATGAAAATTGAACTGGAGGAACCAGAACTTCTGCAGTTaaaggaggaggatgatgaaaTCCGGATCAGTCAGGTTGAAGAGCAGCTTGTTCTGAATCAACAGACTGATTCTCTCACGGAGAAcggagaaccagaaccagacggaGACCAGCGCTCGTCTCAGAGCTATCATGAAACTGAGAAcctaaaccagaaccagagcaacGGTGGAGATAAATGTAGAGATcaagttttgaaacaaaataatagtGATAAAACCAAACTAAAGAGGCACAGAGTTGAAAAAAGGGCGTTTTGCAAGATTTGTGGTAAAAGTTTCAACCAGTGTTACTTATATGAccacatgagaactcacacaggAGAAAGACCTTACTTGTGTCAGACATGTGGAAAAAGCTTTatccaaaaaaataacttagttACTCACATGAGAATTCACTCACGTGGGGCACACTATCCATGTGACATTTGTGGGAAAGATTTTTCTCGCAACGATGTGTTAGCCTCTCACATGAGCACTCACTCAGGAATTAAACCTTTCTCATGTCAGACCTGCAAAAAGAGCTTTAGTcggaaaatgtatttaactcGTCACCTGAGAAcgcacacaggtgagaaaccatTTGAGTGTCATGTCTGTGGGAAAGCTTTTATccaaaaagattatttaattacTCACACaagaactcacacaggtgagaagccgtACTCTTGTGAGacgtgtggaaaaagtttcagtgACAGGAGTAATTTAAAGCATCACAAGAGAACTCACACAGGGGAGAGACCTTTCTCATGTCACATCTGTGGGAAACGTTTTATTCAGAAGAATAACGTAGTAACTCACATGAAGGTTCACAGATGA
- the LOC122838060 gene encoding zinc finger protein 239-like isoform X3, with the protein MSVAACEELPDRVLITGDRNSIPDDEMLNDVQIKEEEEETEPQQASDPNEEPEPQPEKVGHVEVWVFQDEQLLVQQETSVSTVTPAYGEKIHNEPEQLQIIKEETEPVEIKAEPEDFYNSQDEGLLDVKQEPETSMVTPTHDNIDPEPSPNQPDPLSSPEELNPQQQGGGQNTYCCDVCKKSFTARKNWIHHLKTHKEEKPFLCLTCGKGFIWKSALTLHLRTHTDEKPYPCELCDKSFSKKSYLARHIRVHGDERPFPCDLCGRTFRHSSNLAHHRKAHTADKPYSCDLCDKQFSEQSSLANHLTTHTDEKPYPCELCHKSFNKRSYLARHIRIHGDERPFPCDLCGRTFRHSSNLAHHRRAHTGLQAAAGKMFLPNQSRRFKTSE; encoded by the exons ATGTCTGTTGCTGCCTGTGAAGAACTTCCTGATCGGGTTCTGATAACTGGAGACAGAAACTCCATTCCCGACGACGAGATGCTGAACGATGTACaaataaaagaggaagaggaagaaacagaaccacagcaggCGAGTGATCCAAacgaggaaccagaacctcagccTGAGAAAGTAGGACATGTTGAAGTGTGGGTCTTTCAGGACGAACAGCTTCTAGTGCAGCAGGAGACCAGCGTCTCTACGGTGACTCCGGCTTACGGGGAAAAGATCCACAACGAACCAGAACAGCTGCAGATTATAAAGGAGGAAACGGAACCTGTGGAGATTAAAGCAGAACCGGAGGATTTCTACAACAGCCAGGATGAAGGTCTACTTGACGTGAAGCAGGAGCCTGAAACCTCCATGGTGACTCCAACTCATGACAACATTGATCCAGAACCAAGCCCCAACCAGCCGGACCCACTGAGCTCCCCTGAAGAACTGAACCCACAGCAGCAAGGAGGCGGCCAGAACACATATTGTTGTGACGTGTGCAAAAAATCCTTCACAGCTCGTAAGAATTGGATTCATCACCTTAAAACCCATAAAGAGGAGAAGCCTTTCCTATGTCTGACTTGTGGAAAAggtttcatttggaaatcagcCTTAACGCTACACCTTAGAACACACACAGATGAGAAACCATATCCCTGTGAACTGTGCGACAAATCTTTCAGTAAAAAGAGTTATTTGGCTCGTCACATCAGGGTTCACGGGGATGAGAGGCCGTTTCCTTGTGACTTGTGTGGGAGAACATTTAGACACAGCAGTAATCTGGCCCATCACCGTAAAGCTCACACAGCTGACAAACCTTATTCCTGTGACTTGTGTGACAAACAGTTCAGCGAACAAAGTAGCTTGGCCAACCACCTTACGACTCACACAGATGAGAAACCTTACCCTTGTGAACTGTGTCacaaatcttttaataaaagGAGTTATTTGGCTCGTCACATCAGGATTCACGGGGATGAGAGGCCGTTTCCTTGTGACTTGTGTGGAAGAACCTTTAGACACAGTAGCAATCTGGCCCATCACCGGAGAGCTCACACGg GACTCCAGGCAGCGGCGGGTAAAATGTTTCTGCCAAACCAGAGCAGGAGGTTCAAAACGTCTGAATAA
- the LOC122838060 gene encoding uncharacterized protein LOC122838060 isoform X5 — protein MSVAACEELPDRVLITGDRNSIPDDEMLNDVQIKEEEEETEPQQASDPNEEPEPQPEKVGHVEVWVFQDEQLLVQQETSVSTVTPAYGEKIHNEPEQLQIIKEETEPVEIKAEPEDFYNSQDEGLLDVKQEPETSMVTPTHDNIDPEPSPNQPDPLSSPEELNPQQQGGGQNTYCCDVCKKSFTARLQAAAGKMFLPNQSRRFKTSE, from the exons ATGTCTGTTGCTGCCTGTGAAGAACTTCCTGATCGGGTTCTGATAACTGGAGACAGAAACTCCATTCCCGACGACGAGATGCTGAACGATGTACaaataaaagaggaagaggaagaaacagaaccacagcaggCGAGTGATCCAAacgaggaaccagaacctcagccTGAGAAAGTAGGACATGTTGAAGTGTGGGTCTTTCAGGACGAACAGCTTCTAGTGCAGCAGGAGACCAGCGTCTCTACGGTGACTCCGGCTTACGGGGAAAAGATCCACAACGAACCAGAACAGCTGCAGATTATAAAGGAGGAAACGGAACCTGTGGAGATTAAAGCAGAACCGGAGGATTTCTACAACAGCCAGGATGAAGGTCTACTTGACGTGAAGCAGGAGCCTGAAACCTCCATGGTGACTCCAACTCATGACAACATTGATCCAGAACCAAGCCCCAACCAGCCGGACCCACTGAGCTCCCCTGAAGAACTGAACCCACAGCAGCAAGGAGGCGGCCAGAACACATATTGTTGTGACGTGTGCAAAAAATCCTTCACAGCTC GACTCCAGGCAGCGGCGGGTAAAATGTTTCTGCCAAACCAGAGCAGGAGGTTCAAAACGTCTGAATAA
- the LOC122838060 gene encoding zinc finger protein 771-like isoform X2: MSVAACEELPDRVLITGDRNSIPDDEMLNDVQIKEEEEETEPQQASDPNEEPEPQPEKVGHVEVWVFQDEQLLVQQETSVSTVTPAYGEKIHNEPEQLQIIKEETEPVEIKAEPEDFYNSQDEGLLDVKQEPETSMVTPTHDNIDPEPSPNQPDPLSSPEELNPQQQGGGQNTYCCDVCKKSFTARKNWIHHLKTHKEEKPFLCLTCGKGFIWKSALTLHLRTHTDEKPYPCELCDKSFSKKSYLARHIRVHGDERPFPCDLCGRTFRHSSNLAHHRKAHTADKPYSCDLCDKQFSEQSSLANHLTTHTDEKPYPCELCHKSFNKRSYLARHIRIHGDERPFPCDLCGRTFRHSSNLAHHRRAHTDHLPHSPNLLQDSRQRRVKCFCQTRAGGSKRLNNSNRFCCFSLDEIPS; the protein is encoded by the exons ATGTCTGTTGCTGCCTGTGAAGAACTTCCTGATCGGGTTCTGATAACTGGAGACAGAAACTCCATTCCCGACGACGAGATGCTGAACGATGTACaaataaaagaggaagaggaagaaacagaaccacagcaggCGAGTGATCCAAacgaggaaccagaacctcagccTGAGAAAGTAGGACATGTTGAAGTGTGGGTCTTTCAGGACGAACAGCTTCTAGTGCAGCAGGAGACCAGCGTCTCTACGGTGACTCCGGCTTACGGGGAAAAGATCCACAACGAACCAGAACAGCTGCAGATTATAAAGGAGGAAACGGAACCTGTGGAGATTAAAGCAGAACCGGAGGATTTCTACAACAGCCAGGATGAAGGTCTACTTGACGTGAAGCAGGAGCCTGAAACCTCCATGGTGACTCCAACTCATGACAACATTGATCCAGAACCAAGCCCCAACCAGCCGGACCCACTGAGCTCCCCTGAAGAACTGAACCCACAGCAGCAAGGAGGCGGCCAGAACACATATTGTTGTGACGTGTGCAAAAAATCCTTCACAGCTCGTAAGAATTGGATTCATCACCTTAAAACCCATAAAGAGGAGAAGCCTTTCCTATGTCTGACTTGTGGAAAAggtttcatttggaaatcagcCTTAACGCTACACCTTAGAACACACACAGATGAGAAACCATATCCCTGTGAACTGTGCGACAAATCTTTCAGTAAAAAGAGTTATTTGGCTCGTCACATCAGGGTTCACGGGGATGAGAGGCCGTTTCCTTGTGACTTGTGTGGGAGAACATTTAGACACAGCAGTAATCTGGCCCATCACCGTAAAGCTCACACAGCTGACAAACCTTATTCCTGTGACTTGTGTGACAAACAGTTCAGCGAACAAAGTAGCTTGGCCAACCACCTTACGACTCACACAGATGAGAAACCTTACCCTTGTGAACTGTGTCacaaatcttttaataaaagGAGTTATTTGGCTCGTCACATCAGGATTCACGGGGATGAGAGGCCGTTTCCTTGTGACTTGTGTGGAAGAACCTTTAGACACAGTAGCAATCTGGCCCATCACCGGAGAGCTCACACGg ATCATCTTCCACATTCTCCTAACTTGCTGCAGGACTCCAGGCAGCGGCGGGTAAAATGTTTCTGCCAAACCAGAGCAGGAGGTTCAAAACGTCTGAATAATTCAAATCGGTTCTGTTGCTTCAGCCTGGATGAAATCCCTTCCTGA